Proteins encoded together in one Gloeomargarita sp. SKYB120 window:
- a CDS encoding tetratricopeptide repeat protein: MRCLSKWWGLGFAIGIALGVTVAHGQTHPSPPRSPRPLPLVLMAAGVGITLGVGLGWWLSQRRPTVHVSSSPPVTPVPAVPPPPPAKPQAPPSPATPLLNRGRQKMEKGDYEAAIQDFNEALALEPHNPEAYYERGVAYRRLQHYAQALADLEKAITYNPRMAEAYYNRGLIRFKVKDYQRAVDDYTKAIELNPDAAEFYHNRSLARRKLGDYEGAAADYKKALDMNPNYRYIHKEVTTHKRQMGADDFYERGLVKMEKGDYRGALEELNQALRMDTELAPCYFDRAKVRLALGDEVGAVEDLRKAADLFLEMGDIERCEQVTAVLQQQRFRNV; this comes from the coding sequence ATGCGCTGTCTGAGCAAGTGGTGGGGCTTGGGTTTTGCGATTGGCATAGCCCTAGGGGTAACGGTTGCTCACGGTCAAACGCATCCATCGCCGCCACGGTCACCCCGTCCCTTGCCCTTGGTTCTCATGGCTGCTGGCGTAGGCATCACGCTAGGGGTGGGTCTGGGGTGGTGGTTGTCCCAACGGCGTCCGACCGTTCATGTCTCGTCTTCGCCACCGGTAACCCCTGTACCAGCGGTCCCGCCGCCGCCACCGGCCAAACCCCAGGCGCCACCGAGTCCAGCGACACCTTTGCTCAACCGAGGCCGCCAGAAGATGGAAAAGGGGGATTACGAAGCGGCCATCCAGGACTTTAACGAGGCGCTGGCGTTGGAACCCCACAACCCCGAAGCCTACTACGAACGGGGCGTGGCCTACCGGCGTTTACAGCATTACGCTCAGGCGCTGGCTGATTTGGAAAAGGCCATCACCTACAATCCACGTATGGCGGAGGCCTATTACAATCGGGGGCTGATCCGGTTCAAGGTCAAGGACTACCAGCGGGCGGTTGATGACTACACCAAGGCGATAGAACTCAACCCCGACGCCGCCGAGTTTTACCACAACCGCAGTCTTGCCCGACGGAAACTGGGGGATTACGAGGGAGCCGCCGCCGACTACAAAAAGGCGCTGGATATGAACCCGAATTACCGCTACATCCATAAGGAAGTCACGACCCACAAGCGCCAGATGGGAGCCGATGACTTTTACGAACGCGGCCTGGTGAAGATGGAAAAGGGGGACTACCGCGGGGCGCTCGAGGAACTCAATCAGGCCCTACGCATGGATACGGAGTTAGCCCCCTGCTATTTCGACCGCGCCAAGGTGCGTCTCGCCCTCGGGGATGAAGTGGGTGCGGTGGAGGACCTGCGCAAGGCCGCCGATTTGTTCTTGGAAATGGGGGATATCGAGCGCTGCGAACAGGTGACGGCGGTGTTGCAGCAACAGCGGTTTCGCAACGTTTGA
- the radA gene encoding DNA repair protein RadA: MAKTRSRYVCRECGAEYAQYFGQCRQCGAWNSLDEVVIAPKGPSAHPTTAPRQALPLPAVADENWQRWSTGSPEFDRVLGGGIVPGSLVLVAGDAGIGKSTLLLQTLGKLALDLPVLYVCAEESAQQVKLRAKRLFTTDDLAQLYVLAETDLETILQELDRMRPRVAVIDSIQALMYAALTSAPGSVSQVRECTAALMRLAKQHHIALFIVGHITKEGAIAGPKVLEHLVDTVVYFEGDAFAHHRLLRAGKNRFGPSYELGIFEMTAQGLQDVPNPSVLFLNHREAPAPGVATIVACEASRPLVVEMQALVTPTSYGTPRRSATGVDYNRLVQILAVVEKQLGLPLAKFDVYVASAGGLGVSEPAADLGIALAVIASFRNCLIQPHTVLIGELGLSGQIRPVQQLETRLKEAVKLGFHRAITPPLEVEPVPGLQVVPVPRLLPAVLAALPPDSTAL, from the coding sequence ATGGCCAAGACCCGTAGCCGGTACGTCTGTCGCGAGTGCGGCGCGGAATATGCCCAGTACTTCGGCCAGTGTCGCCAGTGCGGGGCCTGGAACAGCTTGGATGAAGTGGTCATTGCGCCCAAGGGACCGTCTGCCCATCCCACTACGGCACCCCGGCAAGCGCTTCCCCTGCCTGCGGTTGCGGATGAAAACTGGCAACGCTGGTCCACCGGTTCCCCTGAATTTGACCGCGTGCTGGGGGGTGGGATCGTCCCCGGTTCCCTGGTGCTGGTAGCCGGCGATGCGGGCATTGGCAAATCCACGCTGCTCCTGCAAACGCTGGGCAAGCTAGCGCTGGACTTGCCGGTGCTCTACGTCTGCGCGGAGGAATCGGCGCAACAGGTGAAATTGCGGGCGAAACGCCTGTTTACGACGGACGACCTGGCGCAGCTTTACGTTTTGGCGGAAACGGATTTGGAGACTATCCTGCAGGAGCTGGACCGTATGCGCCCCCGCGTGGCGGTGATTGACAGCATCCAAGCCCTGATGTACGCCGCGTTGACGTCCGCGCCCGGTTCGGTCTCCCAGGTACGGGAATGTACCGCCGCCTTGATGCGCCTGGCCAAGCAACACCACATCGCCCTTTTCATCGTCGGCCATATTACGAAAGAAGGAGCCATCGCCGGACCTAAAGTCCTAGAGCATCTGGTGGATACGGTGGTGTATTTCGAGGGGGATGCCTTTGCCCACCACCGGTTGTTACGCGCTGGCAAAAATCGCTTTGGCCCCAGTTACGAACTGGGCATTTTCGAGATGACCGCGCAGGGGTTGCAGGACGTTCCCAACCCGTCGGTTTTGTTCCTCAACCACCGCGAAGCGCCCGCCCCCGGTGTGGCCACCATCGTCGCCTGTGAAGCCAGTCGGCCTCTGGTCGTGGAAATGCAAGCGCTCGTGACGCCCACCAGTTACGGTACCCCTCGCCGCAGCGCCACGGGTGTGGACTACAACCGGTTAGTGCAGATCCTGGCAGTCGTGGAAAAACAGTTGGGCCTTCCCCTGGCCAAATTCGATGTCTATGTGGCGTCAGCAGGAGGCTTGGGGGTCTCGGAACCAGCGGCGGACCTCGGCATTGCCCTGGCCGTCATTGCCAGTTTTCGCAATTGCCTCATCCAACCCCACACCGTGCTAATTGGGGAGCTGGGTTTGAGCGGGCAAATTCGCCCCGTCCAACAGCTCGAAACCCGTCTCAAGGAGGCTGTGAAACTGGGCTTTCACCGCGCCATTACTCCCCCGCTCGAGGTCGAACCTGTGCCCGGGTTGCAGGTCGTTCCGGTGCCCCGGTTGTTGCCCGCCGTCTTAGCTGCCTTGCCCCCCGATTCCACTGCGCTTTAG
- the wecB gene encoding UDP-N-acetylglucosamine 2-epimerase (non-hydrolyzing): protein MSIPIAVVLGTRPEAIKLAPVIQTLRANPHWRVSVINTGQHRDMVAQVLGWFGVQWDYDLAIMEPGQTLEHITCRTLERLSPLLQTLKPQLVLVQGDTTTAFAAALSSFYQRIPVGHIEAGLRTDNLFHPYPEEANRRLISQLAQLHFAPTPLAVQHLQEARVTGEIHHTGNTVIDALHQVARQNPACPVPDLDWSRYRVMLATVHRRENWGEPLSRIAQAFLRLLAQVPDTALVLPLHPNPQVRDGLRPLLENHPRVFLTPPLDYPQLVGALQRCYLVLTDSGGIQEEAPALGKPVLVLRETTERPEAILAGTAVLVGTDTDTIVAKAMELLSDETAYQRMAQAVNPFGDGRAAQRIDRILMAYFGVHGQDP from the coding sequence ATGTCAATTCCTATCGCCGTTGTGCTGGGGACCCGCCCCGAAGCCATCAAGCTCGCGCCGGTGATCCAAACCCTGCGGGCCAATCCCCACTGGCGAGTGAGTGTCATCAACACGGGGCAACACCGAGACATGGTGGCCCAGGTGCTTGGGTGGTTTGGGGTGCAGTGGGACTATGACTTGGCCATCATGGAGCCAGGGCAGACGCTGGAACACATCACCTGTCGCACTCTGGAACGGCTGTCTCCCTTGCTTCAGACCTTGAAACCCCAGCTAGTGTTAGTACAGGGAGATACAACCACCGCTTTTGCCGCCGCCCTGAGCAGTTTTTACCAGCGCATTCCGGTTGGTCATATCGAAGCAGGGTTGCGCACGGATAATTTGTTTCACCCCTACCCGGAGGAAGCCAACCGTCGCTTGATTTCTCAACTGGCCCAGTTGCACTTTGCCCCGACGCCGTTGGCTGTGCAACACCTGCAGGAAGCGCGAGTAACTGGTGAAATCCATCACACCGGCAACACGGTGATTGATGCGCTGCACCAAGTGGCCCGCCAGAACCCCGCCTGTCCTGTGCCCGACTTGGATTGGTCCCGCTATCGGGTGATGCTGGCGACGGTGCACCGGCGGGAAAACTGGGGGGAACCCTTGAGCCGGATTGCCCAGGCGTTTTTGCGCCTGTTGGCCCAGGTGCCCGACACGGCCTTGGTGTTGCCCCTGCATCCCAATCCCCAGGTGCGGGACGGGTTACGGCCTTTACTAGAGAACCATCCCCGCGTGTTTTTGACGCCGCCGTTGGACTATCCCCAGTTGGTGGGGGCGCTGCAGCGCTGTTACCTGGTGCTGACCGATTCGGGTGGGATTCAGGAGGAGGCGCCGGCCCTGGGCAAACCAGTGCTGGTGCTGCGAGAAACCACCGAACGCCCAGAGGCTATCCTGGCTGGAACGGCTGTGTTGGTCGGGACTGACACAGACACGATTGTCGCCAAGGCAATGGAACTCCTCAGCGATGAAACAGCCTACCAGCGCATGGCCCAGGCGGTGAATCCCTTTGGAGATGGGCGGGCGGCCCAACGGATTGACCGGATTCTGATGGCGTATTTTGGGGTCCATGGCCAAGACCCGTAG
- a CDS encoding GTP-binding protein, translating to MLRRWRWFGYGAVFLLTLMLLLGLSQNLVNLYTQILTVAGTTVANGLLGLLLLVMLGLVLTVGRMVWLAGRPARPGPQRPPSPPGDVQQHLEQIAQQLAQIEDQVTRQYLEAQYQELLAQQNRQPLRLVMLGTASTGKTSLVNTLLGRIAGEVAPTLGTTQTVQVYGFRIKGVPRRLELVDTPGLQEGSVAGASREQEAIAWAQKGDLVIWVADNDLRQSEITVLVQLRQLGKRVVLALNKTDLYLPADQEVLLAQLRQRLQGWLAPEDVVPIAAAPPPVTLETGEPYQPPVNIEPLLQRVAAILQTEGEQLIAENLLLQCRQLGAEAQAILERQRRRQAEAIVERFQWIGAGVVWLTPLPGVDLLAQAAVQAQMVVELGQVYGCRLSLEQGRELALSLAKTLTALGVARGIASLVSRTLKTTVAGYVFTSAVQSVSAAYLTRVAGLSFITYFRQNQSWGEGGMAAVVRQQWEQEKETLPRWVQMAWQRLQAGQSGRRP from the coding sequence ATGCTCCGACGCTGGCGCTGGTTTGGGTATGGAGCCGTTTTCCTGTTGACCCTGATGCTGCTGTTGGGTCTGAGTCAAAATCTGGTCAACCTTTACACCCAAATTCTGACCGTTGCGGGGACCACCGTCGCCAATGGGTTGCTAGGGCTGCTGCTGCTGGTGATGTTGGGATTGGTGTTGACTGTTGGCCGGATGGTCTGGTTGGCGGGTCGGCCGGCCCGTCCAGGCCCTCAACGCCCGCCGTCACCCCCTGGGGATGTCCAACAACACCTGGAGCAGATCGCTCAGCAATTGGCCCAAATTGAGGACCAGGTCACCCGTCAATATCTGGAAGCCCAGTACCAGGAACTGCTGGCCCAACAAAACCGCCAGCCCCTGCGCCTGGTGATGCTCGGCACCGCTTCGACGGGTAAAACGTCGTTAGTCAATACGTTGTTAGGACGCATCGCTGGGGAAGTCGCCCCGACGCTGGGAACGACACAAACCGTGCAGGTCTATGGCTTTCGTATCAAAGGCGTGCCGCGCCGGCTGGAGCTAGTTGACACGCCGGGATTGCAGGAGGGGTCGGTGGCCGGGGCCAGCCGGGAACAAGAAGCCATCGCCTGGGCACAAAAAGGGGATTTGGTGATTTGGGTGGCGGATAACGACCTGCGCCAGTCAGAAATAACCGTGCTGGTGCAGTTGCGACAACTGGGAAAACGCGTGGTGCTGGCGCTGAACAAAACCGATCTGTATCTCCCTGCTGACCAAGAGGTACTGCTCGCCCAGCTACGCCAGCGGCTCCAGGGCTGGTTGGCGCCCGAGGATGTCGTGCCCATTGCCGCAGCGCCTCCGCCAGTGACCTTGGAAACGGGGGAACCCTATCAACCGCCCGTGAATATTGAACCCCTCTTGCAACGGGTCGCGGCAATTTTGCAAACCGAAGGCGAGCAGTTGATCGCTGAAAACCTGCTTTTGCAGTGCCGGCAGTTGGGCGCCGAAGCCCAGGCAATTTTAGAGCGACAACGGCGACGCCAAGCAGAAGCCATTGTGGAGCGATTTCAGTGGATTGGCGCCGGGGTGGTGTGGTTGACGCCCTTGCCGGGGGTGGATTTGCTGGCGCAAGCGGCGGTACAGGCGCAAATGGTGGTGGAGTTGGGCCAGGTGTATGGCTGCCGCTTGAGTCTAGAGCAGGGGCGCGAACTGGCGCTGTCTTTAGCCAAAACGTTGACGGCTCTAGGTGTGGCGCGGGGGATTGCCAGCTTGGTGAGCCGGACGTTGAAAACCACGGTCGCGGGTTATGTGTTTACATCCGCCGTACAGAGTGTGAGTGCCGCCTATCTCACGCGGGTAGCGGGTCTAAGTTTCATTACCTACTTTCGCCAGAACCAGAGCTGGGGCGAGGGAGGCATGGCGGCGGTGGTGCGACAACAGTGGGAGCAAGAAAAGGAAACGCTGCCCCGCTGGGTGCAAATGGCCTGGCAACGGTTACAGGCGGGGCAATCCGGGCGACGGCCCTAG